From Deltaproteobacteria bacterium, a single genomic window includes:
- the tsaE gene encoding tRNA (adenosine(37)-N6)-threonylcarbamoyltransferase complex ATPase subunit type 1 TsaE, translating to MNPGGQTERTWRVKTKSPDQTMHLGQICGELLTQGSVIALMGDLGTGKTVFAKGVAKGVGVVDEREVTSPSFVLVNEYQGRFPVYHVDLYRLDNAREVQDLGWEELISTPGVTLIEWAEKVLQLLPEERTEVHFEWVSAIERKLMFVGKGEVAQGLVQSLGEKWMKEE from the coding sequence ATGAACCCGGGAGGGCAAACAGAAAGGACCTGGAGGGTAAAGACGAAGAGCCCTGATCAAACGATGCATCTGGGCCAGATTTGCGGCGAATTGCTCACCCAAGGTTCGGTCATCGCCCTCATGGGGGACCTGGGCACCGGAAAAACCGTTTTCGCCAAAGGAGTAGCCAAAGGAGTCGGGGTGGTGGACGAGAGGGAAGTCACCAGTCCTTCTTTTGTCCTGGTGAATGAATACCAAGGTCGGTTCCCTGTATACCATGTAGATCTTTATCGCCTGGATAATGCGAGGGAGGTTCAAGATCTGGGCTGGGAAGAACTAATTTCCACTCCGGGAGTAACCTTGATCGAATGGGCGGAAAAAGTCTTACAGCTCCTGCCAGAGGAAAGAACGGAAGTTCACTTCGAGTGGGTAAGCGCTATTGAGCGAAAACTGATGTTCGTCGGCAAAGGCGAGGTTGCCCAAGGTTTGGTGCAATCCCTGGGCGAAAAATGGATGAAGGAGGAGTGA